The DNA segment GATAATGCTCAAAGAAAGTGATCCAGTGTGAAAATTCCAATATGAAGACAATATATAAGCTTTCATCAACCTATTTTTGAAAAGGTTTGTATTAAAGCTTTCAGCAATACTACCAAGGAAGATTATTAGTTCAATCATTTTAAGAAACAGGAGAGGAAGCCCAGCCACTAACAAGTTTCTTTCCAGCTTTCATGAACATGAAAGTTTCATAGTTCTTGTAATTGTTCATGGTGCAGGTTGCtttaaagaagaaatcaaaggAACAGGACTTATCATGTGAAAGAACCAAAAAGGACCAGGAAGAGCGGGGATCAGGAATCTTGATAAGGAAATAGTATTTAGCAAAGAGAGATTCTGTCATAGCACCTGCGGAGAGTTGTCGATGATAATCACATGTGCTAAATCACGGCCAAGAACTGACAGATCTTTAAGGTAATTGCCATCAACAAATACACATGACTCACGGTAAACACGATGCCTAAATACTTTTCTCTTTGGATCAAGCACATTCAGAAGCTTCTCAGCATAAATGCTTTGGCTTGCAGTAAATATGATAATCTCAAATAGGCTGGATACTCTATCCATAAAATCCCGAAGATGAGGACGGCATCGAACATATACATTATGATCTTTCAGGTTGAAATTCACCGAGAAAGTGAAATCTGCATCATCACAAGGTTCAAGTGTAGAGTGCACCAAGGTCTCTGTCAAATATATGAGATTAGAATCAGCTTAAAGTGCCCATTAAGAAAATGACGAGCGGATGCTACGATTTGACTAGGAAACCTGAGTACATGAttgaaaaggaaaacaagaatcATTGACTTTAGCACCCATGTCTGATGTACAACATAAGAGCACGCAATTCAATGTGCATCACATATTCACTAGGGCAATCAACAATGTACATGAATATGTTTACCAACATACTTCTAAAGGAATGGATGGCATCATCTTTCAACCATGGTTTCTTTGGAGTTATCAGGGTAGATCCCACAATTTAAATGATATGCCTATAAAAGGACAGATAGCCTTGGTAGGATAAGGAAATATTGTCTTTCTTTTTAATCAGAAAGAGAAGGAACATCTATCATAGAGAATCTCCATCCACAAAAAAGTGCAGAATGAAGGCCAACAACAAATCCAAGGGTGAAAGAAGCAGAGCAACAGTTATAAAGGTTccatcactctctctctctctctctctctctctctctctctctctctctctctctctctctctctctctctatatatatatatatatatatatatatatgttactgTGTTCATCCATGACCAAATGTCTTGTTTTGACTCAGCAAGATTCTTAAGAGAAGAGTTGATATATAGATTGAAGAATATTATGGATCACTAACATCCAAGGAGAAAAGGACACAACTGTCTAGAGAAAAATAACTGAATACCATTTTACTCTCGAGATATGTGCTAAAACATTCCTTTTCCTTCAAAGCTGAACATTACTGGAACAGACCACTaccaaagaagaagaaattaattTAGCATTAGGTATATAGACTGCAATACCATCCAAGTCCAAAACAAGAGTGGTTGATGGGCAACTCCGTGTTTGTTTAGGCAACAGCACAGGCCGAAATGTTGGAACAACTGAGTACAAGTCTGGTAAATTCTTTATGAAAAAATATGGATCAAAGTCATCAAACTCTTCAGTTTCCTCTTCCTCCATACTAACATCAGCAGGCAACTGAAATTGATTAAATTCATCAATGCATTCCAGTTTTGAATCTTTAATAGAGAGATGCACAGCTGAAACTTCAGAGGAGATATGCTGGCCCCCTATATCTGCACAACAGCCAACACATAATTAGCAATTGAAGAACACATTAGAAGGCATATCTCAATTTTGATTAATAATGACTATCCTGTCTGACATAACCAGCACATGTACTATCACATAATAAACCATACCGGTAGCCTCGTCCAGCACAAAATGACTTGTCAGCAGATCAACTTCCATATTTTCCTTTCCAGGCTCCTGCAATGGCTGGTCTGCTTGCTCAATGAATTTGGGTATGTCTGCTGAGGAAAAAATGTGACCGGATTTTGAATGATATACAATAAATCAGAACATTAGTTCACAGACCTACTCAACACTTTACTGCCAAAGCATCTACTTACCTCTGTTAGAAATTTCCCCTCCAATAGTTCTGGATATATGGAAGGTAGGAGAAAATATAGTATCATTTGTGCAACTATCAGTTTCAACATTATAGTCCTACATTAAGAAAAACAATAAGATAATATCCAACAACAAACCATTCTAGTGCAATTCTCACCTCAAAGTATCTATATTAACAATGTGAGTTAAGACTCCCAACAATACCACATGAAGCAAATGTAAATTGTTACCTTATTAATAGTAATAGTATTATATTCATGAACAGCATCATGTGCGTCTGAAGCAGCAGAAGTGTCATCAGACACCAATCCAAATCTTACATCCAGATCTGTAGCAGCAACATAATTCTCAATCTTTTTCAAGAAATTGCTTCCTAAACACCCAAATATGGTAAATGTAAGGTAAGTTGCCACAGATAAATAAAGTGCTCTTCCAGGACTATATGAAATAAATAGGTAGTAGAGTCAACAGGAAAGAAGCTAATCACAATTAACTGGGAAAACACTGTGCTTCAACTAGGACAATCAAAGGTCAAATCCCGCACCATAATCCAGTGATTGTTCCAGAGGAGAAGAGAAGCACACAGAGAGATACTCAGAATGGTGAAAGCATATGGCAAATCATTTCAATGCTAGAACATAGGTCCAACTTGTGCCATTTTAGATTTTGATTCTTGTTAGATGGTAAATTTCTATGAGAGAACAGTCTAACATTCTACAGTGGCAACTGAGATCAAAGAATAATATAGGCAAAACACCAAAAGAAAGCAAGAAGCATTTACCGACATAAATATGAAAAACGTTTGATTAGACCATTACCACATCACAAGCACTTTGAACTAGAAGCTCTTTGACTTGGTAATATGTATATGCAAAAATTTATAGACAGATACTGTTGAAGCTTGAAAGACATAAAGAGCTACAAACCTTGCTAATTTTTCAGATATATGCCCCAAATATCACGTTACACGAGCATCTTAAGCTAAAGATTAAATAAATCAAATTACTCTGTCCTCATAGGATGGGTTCCATATAATACTTACCTGATTTTTGCTTCCTCACTGTAGATGTTATAAGTTCCTTAACTTGCTTTGCCTGAGTTTGCACATTCTCGGACATCTTCCGCTGCTGTCTTGAAACCTTTGGACTAGCCAGCTCTCGGGgatttcttccatttaatttTTTCTTAGTCTGCATATCTAACTACAGGATAGAGTCCAGTCTGTAGATGCTTTAGTCCAGCTTTAATATCTGTGACAAAGAAGAATTGAATCACCCCCGTGTTTCAGTACACATAGTTTCCTGGAGAAGAATTGCAGTCAAGAAACAGATATTAGACAGTTTGTTAGAAGTTTTAGCTGCATAGAAGACATGATCATGAAAAGCATGAACAAATGTATAAAGCCATAGAAACCTGTCTACATGCATAATGGATAATGGCATTGTTATGTGCACAAAATATGCTATTCTATACGTGAAAATATATTGCATAATTTAATAGGTAGGACTGCTTAAAATTAAAGGTCACATACAAAATGTAACTAAGTACACTTTTGTAGAAGAAATCGAGGAAAACTAATGTGTATTTCCACCTCTCTAAAGAAACTACCTTTacctacccccccccccacaaaaaaAACCTCAAAAAGGAAAATTTTCAAGTATCCGAACAGTATATACACTTTGCTAAGAATTGAACAATACTAATTCCTTGAGCCCATTGGCCTCACTGAGGATTTTGACCCAACCAAATAAACAAGCCATCTGATGGGCAAGAGTTTTAGTGTGCCTTCCAGCGAATGTAAAAACCATAGAGGAAAAAATGGATTTCTTGTTTCAGAATTACATTTACCATGTGTTGACAAATAAAGGAAGTTCATGAAATCAATTCCACACATAATTTAATCAATTTCGGATGACTCAAAAGCTTTAAGACTTTTGACCTTTTAAAGCTATTAACTTATTTTTTTAAAGCATGCAGTGAACAACATAACCCCAAACATAGAAAATACTGATCCGAGGATACTTTAGAATGATGTTTGCTAATCTTTTCATGGTATTAGAAGACTGCCTCTGTTATATTCTGCACGAACCTGCTCTTCTTGCTGCTCTATAATGTTATAACGTTTATCATTCACTCATTCTCAGGAAATACACTACAGCTCCATCTATTGCAAAACAATTATTGTGGGCTCTAAAAGCAAAGGACAAAAAATGTGTAGGTTATCCCTGAAACTTTAAGCCAAGCCTAGTACAAAAGCTATGAAGTCCTAGATGCTTATTGAAATTTTACAAGATGCAGAATCAAAGAACAATATTCTAAGGCTGGGAAACAGAAGAGAGAAGCTTATATATGCATCGACTAATGCATCAATTAGCTTCCCCTATCAGATTTACAAGTAATTACTTTGAATTTCAATTCTTTCATTTCTGCAGGTCAAACAATTGCAGCCAGTGAGCCAACTAAGAaaatccttttttcttctttttttttttttgagggcAAGTCCATTAACTCTGAGTATGTGAGCGAAAATCCAGATAATATGGTAGAGTTACCGTACGTTAATGACCAGCAGAAAAGTATGTAAACTATGACGAATCCTCTGAGTTTGACCTGAATTGAACAAAATGGACATAGATGATTCACAGACGAAGTTGATTCATTGAATTTACTAGAGATTCCTTTATGTAGCAAAACAGAACAAGATAAGCAGAAAGTAAATTTTAAATGAAGTGCAAAAGCCATTCAAttaatttcaaaaccctaaaactgtGGTATCTGAACAGAGAAACAAACGTAGCAAAcagtaaaaagaaaaaggactGACTCTTGATTTAAGCTaaaaaaagagttcaaaaatCCCCATACCTAAACTTTAAACTTGAAAAACACCACACAgcgaaagcagtaaatcagttcCTGCAAGCATGAAAATATGGCCAGCTCAAGATAGTGAAGCATGGAAAGGAAAAATTAGGGTTTAACCAGCACAG comes from the Nicotiana sylvestris chromosome 4, ASM39365v2, whole genome shotgun sequence genome and includes:
- the LOC104213932 gene encoding uncharacterized protein isoform X3, whose product is MQTKKKLNGRNPRELASPKVSRQQRKMSENVQTQAKQVKELITSTVRKQKSDLDVRFGLVSDDTSAASDAHDAVHEYNTITINKDYNVETDSCTNDTIFSPTFHISRTIGGEISNRADIPKFIEQADQPLQEPGKENMEVDLLTSHFVLDEATDIGGQHISSEVSAVHLSIKDSKLECIDEFNQFQLPADVSMEEEETEEFDDFDPYFFIKNLPDLYSVVPTFRPVLLPKQTRSCPSTTLVLDLDETLVHSTLEPCDDADFTFSVNFNLKDHNVYVRCRPHLRDFMDRVSSLFEIIIFTASQSIYAEKLLNVLDPKRKVFRHRVYRESCVFVDGNYLKDLSVLGRDLAHVIIIDNSPQAFGFQVDNGIPIESWFDDRSDKELLSLLPFLESLVGVEDVRPIIASKFNLRERIAAAATCPFNSIRGDAFER
- the LOC104213932 gene encoding uncharacterized protein isoform X4, giving the protein MQTKKKLNGRNPRELASPKVSRQQRKMSENVQTQAKQVKELITSTVRKQKSDLDVRFGLVSDDTSAASDAHDAVHEYNTITINKDYNVETDSCTNDTIFSPTFHISRTIGGEISNRDIPKFIEQADQPLQEPGKENMEVDLLTSHFVLDEATDIGGQHISSEVSAVHLSIKDSKLECIDEFNQFQLPADVSMEEEETEEFDDFDPYFFIKNLPDLYSVVPTFRPVLLPKQTRSCPSTTLVLDLDETLVHSTLEPCDDADFTFSVNFNLKDHNVYVRCRPHLRDFMDRVSSLFEIIIFTASQSIYAEKLLNVLDPKRKVFRHRVYRESCVFVDGNYLKDLSVLGRDLAHVIIIDNSPQAFGFQVDNGIPIESWFDDRSDKELLSLLPFLESLVGVEDVRPIIASKFNLRERIAAAATCPFNSIRGDAFER
- the LOC104213932 gene encoding uncharacterized protein isoform X1, with amino-acid sequence MQTKKKLNGRNPRELASPKVSRQQRKMSENVQTQAKQVKELITSTVRKQKSGSNFLKKIENYVAATDLDVRFGLVSDDTSAASDAHDAVHEYNTITINKDYNVETDSCTNDTIFSPTFHISRTIGGEISNRADIPKFIEQADQPLQEPGKENMEVDLLTSHFVLDEATDIGGQHISSEVSAVHLSIKDSKLECIDEFNQFQLPADVSMEEEETEEFDDFDPYFFIKNLPDLYSVVPTFRPVLLPKQTRSCPSTTLVLDLDETLVHSTLEPCDDADFTFSVNFNLKDHNVYVRCRPHLRDFMDRVSSLFEIIIFTASQSIYAEKLLNVLDPKRKVFRHRVYRESCVFVDGNYLKDLSVLGRDLAHVIIIDNSPQAFGFQVDNGIPIESWFDDRSDKELLSLLPFLESLVGVEDVRPIIASKFNLRERIAAAATCPFNSIRGDAFER
- the LOC104213932 gene encoding uncharacterized protein isoform X2, which produces MQTKKKLNGRNPRELASPKVSRQQRKMSENVQTQAKQVKELITSTVRKQKSGSNFLKKIENYVAATDLDVRFGLVSDDTSAASDAHDAVHEYNTITINKDYNVETDSCTNDTIFSPTFHISRTIGGEISNRDIPKFIEQADQPLQEPGKENMEVDLLTSHFVLDEATDIGGQHISSEVSAVHLSIKDSKLECIDEFNQFQLPADVSMEEEETEEFDDFDPYFFIKNLPDLYSVVPTFRPVLLPKQTRSCPSTTLVLDLDETLVHSTLEPCDDADFTFSVNFNLKDHNVYVRCRPHLRDFMDRVSSLFEIIIFTASQSIYAEKLLNVLDPKRKVFRHRVYRESCVFVDGNYLKDLSVLGRDLAHVIIIDNSPQAFGFQVDNGIPIESWFDDRSDKELLSLLPFLESLVGVEDVRPIIASKFNLRERIAAAATCPFNSIRGDAFER